A section of the Phacochoerus africanus isolate WHEZ1 chromosome 4, ROS_Pafr_v1, whole genome shotgun sequence genome encodes:
- the PRELID1 gene encoding PRELI domain-containing protein 1, mitochondrial — protein sequence MVKYFLGQSVLRSSWDQVFAAFWQRYPNPYSKHVLTEDIVHREVTPDQKLLSRRLLTKTNRMPRWAERLFPANVAHSVYILEDSIVDPQNQTMTTFTWNINHARLMVVEERCVYRVNSDNNSWTEIRREAWVSSSLFGVSRAVQEFGLARFKSNVTKTMKGFEYILAKLQGEAPPKTLVETAKEAKEKAKETALAATEKAKDLASKAATKKQQQQQQFV from the exons ATGGTGAAgtatttcctgggccagagcgtGCTCCGGAGTTCCTGGGACCAAGTGTTTGCTGCCTTCTGGCAGCGGTACCCGAATCCCTATAG CAAACATGTCTTGACGGAAGACATAGTGCACCGGGAAGTGACCCCTGACCAGAAGCTCCTGTCCCGGCGACTCCTGACCAAGACAAACAGGATGCCCCGCTGGGCTGAGCGACTGTTTCCTGCCAATGTTGCTCACTCAGTGTACATCCTGGAGGATTCTATCGTGGACCCACAGAACCAGACCATGACCACCTTCACCTGGAACATCAACCACGCCCGGCTGATG GTGGTGGAGGAACGATGTGTTTACCGTGTGAACTCTGATAACAACAGCTGGACCGAAATCCGCCGGGAAGCCTGGGTCTCCTCTAGCTTATTTGGTGTCTCCAGAGCTGTGCAG GAATTTGGTCTCGCCCGGTTCAAAAGCAATGTGACCAAGACTATGAAGGGTTTTGAATACATCTTGGCCAAGCTGCAAG GTGAGGCCCCTCCCAAAACCCTTGTTGAAACAGCCAAGGAAGCCAAGGAGAAGGCCAAAGAGACGGCACTGGCAGCTACAGAGAAGGCCAAGGACCTTGCCAGCAAGGCAGCCaccaagaagcagcagcagcagcagcagtttgTGTag
- the RAB24 gene encoding ras-related protein Rab-24, whose product MSGQRVDVKVVMLGKEYVGKTSLVERYVHNRFLVGPYQNTIGAAFVAKVMSVGDRTVTLGIWDTAGSERYEAMSRIYYRGAKAAIVCYDLTDSSSFERAKFWVKELRNLEEGCQIYLCGTKSDLLEEDRRRRRVDFHDVQDYADNIKAQLFETSSKTGQSVDELFQKVAEDYVSVAAFQVMTEDKGVDLGQKANPYFYSCCHH is encoded by the exons ATGAGCGGGCAGCGCGTGGACGTCAAGGTGGTGATGCTGGGAAAGGAGTACGTGGGCAAGACCAGCCTGGTGGAGCGATACGTGCACAACCGCTTCCTGGTGGGGCCCTATCAGAAC ACCATTGGGGCCGCCTTCGTGGCCAAGGTGATGTCCGTGGGGGACCGGACGGTGACTTTGGGTATTTGG GACACAGCAGGCTCTGAGCGCTATGAGGCCATGAGCCGAATCTACTACCGGGGCGCCAAGGCTGCCATCGTCTGCTATG ACCTGACAGACAGCAGCAGCTTTGAACGGGCAAAGTTTTGGGTGAAAGAACTGCGCAACCTAGAGGAG GGTTGTCAGATCTACTTATGTGGCACCAAGAGTGATCTGCTGGAGGAGGACAGAAGGCGTCGACGTGTGGACTTCCACGACGTCCAGGACTATGCAGACA ATATCAAAGCTCAGCTCTTTGAAACATCCAGCAAGACAGGCCAAAGTGTGG ACGAGCTCTTCCAGAAAGTGGCAGAAGATTACGTCAGTGTGGCTGCCTTCCAGGTGATGACAG AGGACAAGGGAGTGGACCTGGGCCAGAAGGCAAACCCCTACTTCTACAGCTGTTGTCATCACTGA